A window from Pseudomonas sp. Tri1 encodes these proteins:
- a CDS encoding response regulator transcription factor — translation MNILLVDDHAVVRQGYASLLRALMPDLQVREATTGEEALSQVQEQVPHLVIMDFGLPGISGLETTRRLRQRLPQLRVLFFSMHDELPLVRQALDAGAAGYLTKNSAPQVLVEAVRRVLAGHVYIEQSLATQLACASSRHDTDPRLQCMTQRELEIFVMLAKGTPARTIAEQLCISAKTVSNHLTLLKSKLQVSSHAELVHLGIDMGVVRVAG, via the coding sequence ATGAACATCTTGTTGGTGGACGACCATGCAGTGGTTCGGCAGGGCTATGCCAGCCTTTTGCGGGCATTGATGCCGGACTTGCAGGTGCGGGAAGCGACCACAGGGGAAGAGGCGTTGAGCCAGGTCCAGGAACAGGTGCCGCACCTGGTGATCATGGACTTCGGCCTGCCCGGTATCAGTGGCTTGGAAACCACCCGGCGCTTGCGCCAGCGCTTGCCGCAACTGCGGGTGTTGTTCTTCAGCATGCACGATGAACTGCCGTTGGTGCGCCAGGCGCTGGATGCCGGTGCCGCGGGTTACCTGACCAAGAACTCGGCGCCCCAGGTGCTGGTGGAAGCGGTGCGGCGAGTGTTGGCCGGGCATGTCTACATCGAGCAATCCCTGGCCACGCAACTGGCCTGCGCCAGCTCCCGACACGATACCGACCCGCGCTTGCAATGCATGACCCAGCGCGAGCTGGAGATCTTCGTCATGCTCGCCAAGGGTACCCCGGCCCGCACCATCGCCGAACAGCTGTGCATCAGCGCCAAGACCGTGTCCAACCACCTGACCCTGCTCAAGAGCAAGTTGCAGGTCAGCTCCCATGCCGAGCTGGTGCATTTGGGGATTGATATGGGGGTGGTGCGGGTGGCGGGGTGA
- a CDS encoding ATP-binding protein, translating into MSALWRINLWVSAFFALVTLACAVLLLHQATTDVKRELQSAESVVHYLRETAERDPASLQPRLTASLRHVRVRWLAPGELFPADVESGVKAWLGRRLLDDGPAAQVVDLPDGRRAWIAVDPRDEIEEILDSLVQLLGVCGLALVLSLLVIRWAVRRGMRLLDELLHALRQVSAGNLQVHLPTEGVPEAQQLAGHFNRMTTALAQSQADNTRLTQALLAVQEQERTLLAQTLHDDLGQYVAGIRARACLLRLLIDQPPALEQTISQLEDHCEHLHQGFRTLVHDLYPVVLQHLPLCEAIGLLAGQWQQSQGIACQLRIDQVLPPLSGPDKTHLYRLLQEALTNVARHAGASEVRIRLQHRAGRLRLLVRDNGRGAAQPALAGVGLHSMAERARSLGGELRVISQPGVGWALALNIPMEA; encoded by the coding sequence ATGTCAGCCCTCTGGCGCATCAATCTCTGGGTTTCCGCCTTTTTCGCCCTGGTCACCCTGGCTTGTGCCGTCCTGTTGTTGCACCAAGCCACGACCGATGTGAAACGAGAGCTGCAATCGGCCGAGTCGGTGGTGCATTACCTGCGCGAAACCGCCGAGCGCGATCCGGCCAGTCTCCAGCCACGACTGACCGCCAGCCTGCGTCACGTGCGCGTGCGGTGGTTGGCGCCGGGCGAGCTGTTCCCGGCGGATGTCGAAAGTGGGGTGAAGGCCTGGCTCGGCCGGCGATTGCTGGATGACGGTCCCGCGGCTCAGGTGGTGGACCTGCCTGACGGTCGGCGGGCCTGGATTGCGGTCGATCCTCGCGACGAAATCGAGGAAATCCTCGATTCTTTGGTGCAGTTGCTGGGCGTCTGTGGCTTGGCGCTGGTGCTCAGTTTGCTGGTGATTCGTTGGGCTGTACGCCGAGGCATGCGGTTGCTGGATGAGTTGCTGCATGCGCTGCGCCAGGTGTCCGCCGGGAACCTTCAGGTGCATTTGCCAACTGAAGGCGTGCCGGAGGCACAGCAGTTGGCGGGGCATTTCAACCGGATGACCACCGCCCTGGCCCAGTCTCAGGCGGATAACACCCGGCTGACCCAGGCGTTGCTGGCCGTGCAGGAGCAGGAGCGAACCCTTCTGGCCCAGACCCTGCACGACGACCTGGGCCAATACGTGGCCGGCATTCGCGCTCGGGCCTGTCTGCTGCGGTTGCTGATTGACCAGCCACCGGCGCTGGAACAGACCATCAGCCAGCTCGAAGATCATTGCGAACATTTGCACCAGGGGTTCCGGACACTGGTGCATGACCTGTACCCGGTGGTGTTGCAACACCTGCCGTTGTGCGAGGCCATCGGACTGTTGGCCGGGCAGTGGCAGCAGTCCCAGGGCATCGCGTGTCAGTTGCGCATCGATCAGGTCCTGCCGCCCTTGTCCGGGCCGGACAAGACCCATCTGTATCGCTTGTTGCAGGAAGCGCTGACTAACGTTGCCCGACATGCCGGCGCCAGCGAGGTGCGGATCCGTTTGCAACACCGTGCCGGGCGCCTGCGCTTGCTGGTGCGTGACAACGGCCGTGGCGCGGCGCAACCCGCGCTTGCAGGCGTTGGCCTGCACTCGATGGCCGAACGGGCCCGCAGCCTGGGCGGCGAACTGCGCGTCATCAGCCAGCCGGGCGTCGGTTGGGCGCTGGCCTTGAATATACCTATGGAGGCGTGA
- a CDS encoding ABC transporter substrate-binding protein, with the protein MRRLVSYALVSLLAAATAHAGDATPLQVRIGYLGYRPDSGPLLSNVIAEPVDAGLRGAELAIIDSNSTGRFLKHDYRLESANVDSPEALLQAARAQHDQGLRLFVVNAPAASLRQLSAALPDSLLFNAGSPDDSLRTTDCLGNVLHSLPDRAMLADALVQFSVVRKWQRALLIVGQTAEDQAYAAALRRAMKRFGMRIVAEKAWQFDNDQRRSAQADMPLFTQTAEYDVVLVADERGDFGEYVPYQTWYPRPVAGTQGLTPTGWHKTVETYGAAQLQKRFETLAGRWMNDRDFAAWIAVRSIASAVGKLRQAEPLAIRQLALSDQLPLDGFKGRKLSYRPWNGQLRQPIPLVQPRALVSTSPQEGFLHPTNEMDSLGYDQPEVSCRYP; encoded by the coding sequence ATGCGCCGGCTCGTCAGTTACGCCTTGGTTTCTCTGCTGGCAGCGGCAACCGCTCACGCTGGCGATGCCACACCGCTGCAAGTGCGCATCGGCTACCTGGGTTATCGCCCCGACTCCGGCCCGCTGCTGTCCAACGTCATTGCCGAACCGGTCGACGCCGGGCTGCGCGGGGCTGAGCTGGCGATCATCGACAGCAACAGCACCGGGCGCTTTCTCAAACACGACTACCGCCTGGAAAGCGCCAACGTCGATAGCCCCGAAGCACTGCTCCAGGCCGCCCGCGCCCAACACGACCAAGGCCTGCGGCTGTTCGTGGTCAACGCCCCGGCCGCGAGCCTGCGCCAGCTCAGCGCCGCCCTGCCCGACAGCCTGCTGTTCAACGCCGGTAGCCCCGACGACAGCCTGCGCACCACCGACTGCCTGGGCAACGTGCTGCACAGCCTGCCCGACCGAGCCATGCTCGCCGATGCCCTGGTGCAGTTCAGCGTGGTGCGCAAGTGGCAGCGGGCCTTGCTGATCGTCGGCCAGACAGCCGAGGACCAGGCCTATGCCGCCGCATTGCGCCGGGCCATGAAACGCTTCGGCATGAGGATCGTCGCCGAGAAGGCCTGGCAGTTCGACAACGACCAACGCCGCAGCGCCCAGGCCGACATGCCGCTGTTCACCCAGACCGCCGAATACGACGTGGTGCTGGTGGCCGATGAGCGCGGCGACTTCGGCGAGTACGTGCCCTATCAAACCTGGTACCCGCGCCCAGTGGCGGGCACCCAAGGGCTGACCCCCACCGGTTGGCACAAGACCGTGGAAACCTATGGTGCGGCGCAGTTGCAAAAGCGCTTCGAAACCCTGGCCGGGCGCTGGATGAATGACCGTGACTTCGCCGCCTGGATCGCCGTGCGCAGCATCGCCAGCGCCGTGGGCAAACTGCGCCAGGCCGAGCCGCTCGCCATCCGCCAACTGGCCCTCAGCGACCAGTTGCCGCTGGATGGGTTCAAGGGCCGCAAGCTCAGCTACCGACCGTGGAACGGCCAACTGCGCCAACCGATTCCCCTGGTCCAGCCGCGGGCGTTGGTCAGCACCTCGCCCCAGGAGGGTTTTCTACACCCCACCAATGAAATGGACAGCCTGGGCTACGACCAGCCCGAAGTGAGCTGCCGTTACCCCTGA
- a CDS encoding YVTN family beta-propeller repeat protein has protein sequence MRRSLICPARLHPAQLCQALALGAALLVAGPAAASTAWVSNEKDNSLSLIDMQSLEVIDTLPVGQRPRGLLLSHDNRLLYICASDSDRVQVMDVATRKIIKELPSGKDPEQFALHPNDRWLYVSNEDDALVTVIDTQTSEVLGQIGVGVEPEGMAVSPDGKWAVNTSETTNMLHWIDTSTQTLADNTLVDQRPRFVEFSHDGTQLWASAEIGGTLTILDVATRKTLKTLTFQIKGVHPDKVQPVGIKLSADGKLAFVALGPANHVAVIDAKTFEILDYLLVGRRVWQLAFTPDQSQLLATNGVSGDVSVIDVQSRKVLKSVKVGRYPWGVVVTP, from the coding sequence ATGCGCCGCTCCCTGATTTGCCCGGCACGGCTCCACCCGGCCCAGCTCTGCCAAGCCCTCGCCCTGGGCGCTGCGCTGCTCGTCGCCGGCCCTGCCGCCGCGAGCACTGCCTGGGTCTCCAACGAGAAAGACAACAGCCTGAGCCTGATCGACATGCAAAGCCTGGAAGTCATCGACACCCTGCCGGTGGGCCAGCGCCCCCGTGGCTTGTTGCTGTCCCACGACAACCGCCTGCTGTACATCTGCGCCAGCGATTCGGACCGGGTGCAGGTGATGGACGTCGCCACGCGCAAGATCATCAAGGAACTGCCCTCCGGCAAAGACCCCGAGCAGTTCGCCCTGCACCCCAACGACCGCTGGCTCTACGTTTCCAACGAGGACGACGCCCTGGTCACGGTCATCGATACCCAGACCTCCGAAGTGCTGGGCCAGATTGGCGTGGGTGTCGAGCCCGAAGGCATGGCCGTCAGCCCCGATGGCAAGTGGGCGGTCAACACCAGTGAAACCACGAACATGCTGCACTGGATCGACACCAGCACCCAGACCCTGGCCGACAACACGCTGGTGGACCAGCGGCCGCGTTTCGTCGAGTTCAGCCACGATGGAACCCAACTGTGGGCATCGGCGGAGATCGGCGGCACTCTGACCATTCTCGATGTCGCCACACGCAAGACCCTCAAGACCCTGACCTTCCAGATCAAGGGCGTGCACCCTGACAAAGTGCAGCCGGTGGGCATCAAGCTCAGCGCCGACGGCAAGCTCGCCTTCGTCGCCCTGGGCCCGGCCAATCATGTGGCGGTCATCGACGCCAAGACCTTCGAAATACTCGATTACCTGCTGGTGGGCCGACGGGTCTGGCAACTGGCATTCACCCCGGACCAGAGCCAGTTGCTGGCAACCAACGGCGTGAGCGGCGATGTCTCGGTGATCGATGTACAGAGTCGCAAGGTGCTCAAGTCGGTGAAGGTCGGGCGTTATCCCTGGGGCGTGGTGGTGACGCCATGA
- a CDS encoding ABC transporter ATP-binding protein has protein sequence MNALEVSELCFAYGAREALKQVSFSLPAGRFAALLGPNGAGKSTLIALLTRLYDVQRGDIRVGGHSLQQSPRAALRQLGVVFQQSTLDLDLSVEQNLRYHIALHGLSRRQGATRIDAELARQHLTERRHERVRDLNGGHRRRVEIARALLHEPRLLLLDEPSVGLDPASRLALGQHIRQLCREHGISVLWTTHLLDEVQPSDDLLILHQGRLVASGRADAVSLEHGGSLGSAFTHLTTSGVQP, from the coding sequence ATGAACGCCTTGGAGGTCAGCGAGCTGTGCTTCGCCTATGGGGCACGCGAAGCCCTCAAACAGGTCAGTTTCAGCTTGCCCGCCGGGCGCTTCGCCGCGCTGCTGGGGCCCAACGGCGCCGGTAAGTCGACGTTGATTGCCTTGCTCACGCGCTTGTACGACGTGCAACGCGGAGATATCCGTGTCGGCGGTCATTCCCTGCAGCAATCACCGCGAGCGGCGCTGCGCCAGTTGGGCGTGGTGTTCCAGCAGAGCACCCTGGACCTGGACCTGAGTGTCGAGCAGAACCTGCGCTATCACATCGCATTGCATGGTTTGTCGCGGCGGCAGGGCGCCACCCGGATCGACGCCGAACTGGCCCGCCAGCACCTGACGGAGCGACGCCACGAGCGGGTGCGCGATCTCAACGGCGGCCATCGACGCCGGGTGGAAATCGCCCGGGCCCTGTTGCATGAACCGCGCCTGTTGCTGCTGGACGAGCCCAGTGTCGGCCTCGATCCGGCCAGCCGCCTGGCCCTGGGTCAGCACATTCGCCAGCTGTGCCGCGAGCATGGCATCAGCGTGCTCTGGACCACTCACCTGCTGGACGAAGTGCAGCCCAGCGACGACCTGCTGATCCTGCACCAGGGCCGCCTGGTCGCCAGTGGCCGTGCCGATGCCGTGAGCCTGGAACATGGCGGCAGCCTCGGCTCGGCCTTCACGCACTTGACCACCTCGGGAGTTCAGCCATGA
- a CDS encoding ABC transporter permease, whose amino-acid sequence MSAYWYCFSGIVTREWLRFVLQRTRLLSALVRPLLWLLVFAAGFRAALGIAIIAPYDTYIPYEVYIVPGLACMILLFNGMQGSLSMVYDREMGSMRVLLTSPLPRAFLLASKLLATSLISLLQVYAFLAIAWLYGIQPPTMGLLLALPALLLVALMLSALGLLLSNAIRQLENFAGVMNFVIFPMFFLSSALYPLWKMLEASPWLYWLCAVSPFTHGVELVRFALYEQFNLLAMAVCLGLTLVFALLAVWTFNPQHAALRKAN is encoded by the coding sequence ATGAGCGCGTACTGGTATTGTTTCAGCGGCATCGTGACGCGCGAATGGCTGCGTTTCGTGCTGCAACGCACACGCTTGCTCAGTGCCCTGGTGCGGCCGCTGCTGTGGCTGCTGGTGTTCGCCGCCGGCTTTCGTGCGGCGCTGGGCATCGCCATCATCGCGCCCTACGACACCTACATTCCCTACGAGGTGTACATCGTGCCCGGGCTGGCCTGCATGATCCTGCTGTTCAACGGCATGCAAGGTTCGCTATCGATGGTCTACGACCGGGAAATGGGCAGCATGCGCGTGTTGCTGACCAGCCCCCTGCCCCGGGCTTTTCTGCTGGCAAGCAAGTTGCTGGCGACCTCGTTGATCTCGCTGCTGCAGGTCTACGCCTTTCTCGCCATTGCCTGGTTGTACGGAATCCAGCCGCCGACCATGGGCCTGCTGCTGGCCCTGCCGGCCCTGTTGCTGGTGGCGCTGATGCTCAGCGCCCTGGGCTTGCTGCTGTCCAATGCCATCCGGCAGCTGGAGAACTTTGCCGGGGTGATGAACTTCGTGATCTTCCCGATGTTCTTCCTGTCTTCGGCGCTGTACCCGTTATGGAAGATGCTCGAAGCCAGCCCGTGGCTGTATTGGCTGTGCGCGGTGAGTCCGTTCACCCATGGCGTGGAACTGGTGCGTTTTGCCTTGTACGAACAGTTCAACCTGTTGGCGATGGCGGTATGCCTGGGCTTGACCCTGGTGTTTGCGCTGCTGGCGGTGTGGACGTTCAATCCGCAGCATGCGGCGTTGCGTAAGGCGAACTGA
- a CDS encoding PQQ-dependent catabolism-associated CXXCW motif protein yields the protein MPRLLAIVLLGLSLNVAQADTALFSPQGYRIALYRSPTPAAVDGAQVLDTQALQQLLGQTPPPVLIDVYRRPWVQGQFIDNEPHANLPGSLWLANTGDGDLDPTWQAYLSYHLRKATSGRSDQPLVFYCRADCWLSWNAVKRAAAMGYNHVYWYRDGLDAWEAANLPLQAARPEPFP from the coding sequence ATGCCCCGTTTGCTGGCCATCGTCCTGCTGGGCCTGTCGCTGAATGTCGCGCAGGCTGACACTGCCCTGTTTTCCCCACAGGGCTACCGTATTGCGTTGTACCGCAGCCCGACGCCTGCCGCGGTGGACGGTGCGCAGGTGCTCGACACCCAGGCCCTGCAACAACTGCTCGGGCAAACACCGCCCCCGGTACTGATCGACGTTTACCGCCGGCCCTGGGTCCAGGGGCAGTTCATCGATAACGAGCCTCACGCCAACCTCCCCGGCAGCCTGTGGCTGGCCAATACCGGCGACGGTGACCTCGACCCGACCTGGCAGGCGTACCTCTCCTATCATCTGCGCAAAGCCACCTCCGGGCGGTCGGATCAACCGCTGGTCTTTTATTGCCGCGCCGATTGCTGGCTGAGCTGGAACGCGGTAAAACGCGCCGCTGCCATGGGCTATAACCATGTGTATTGGTATCGCGATGGCCTCGATGCGTGGGAAGCGGCCAACCTGCCCCTGCAGGCAGCGCGGCCCGAACCCTTTCCCTGA
- a CDS encoding response regulator transcription factor produces MYKILIADDHPLFREAIHNVISDGFPGSEVMETADLDSALALTREHDDLDLILLDLNMPGMHGLNGLINLRNEAPTIPVVIVSAEQDKQIVLQAITYGAVGFITKSSPRSQMTDAIEQILNGNVYLPPDIIRTQKSPMGRRLNENPSFPPELLQALTRKQLLVLERMTKGESNKQIAYTLDIAETTVKAHVSAILRKLNVHNRVQAILSAGDIDFGAYLRR; encoded by the coding sequence ATGTATAAGATCCTGATAGCCGACGATCACCCACTGTTTCGCGAAGCCATCCACAACGTCATCAGCGACGGGTTTCCTGGCAGCGAGGTGATGGAAACCGCCGACCTGGACAGCGCCCTGGCGTTGACCCGCGAACACGACGACCTCGACCTGATCCTGCTGGACCTGAACATGCCCGGCATGCACGGGCTCAATGGCCTGATCAACCTGCGCAACGAGGCACCAACCATTCCGGTGGTGATCGTCTCCGCCGAGCAAGACAAGCAGATAGTGTTGCAGGCCATCACCTATGGTGCGGTGGGCTTCATCACCAAGTCCTCGCCTCGCTCGCAGATGACCGATGCCATCGAACAGATTCTCAACGGCAACGTGTACCTGCCACCTGACATCATCCGCACGCAAAAAAGCCCGATGGGCCGACGCCTGAATGAGAACCCGAGCTTTCCACCGGAACTGCTCCAGGCCCTGACCCGCAAGCAGCTGCTGGTGCTTGAGCGCATGACCAAAGGTGAGTCGAACAAACAGATCGCCTATACGCTGGACATCGCCGAAACCACGGTCAAGGCTCACGTCTCGGCCATCCTGCGCAAACTCAATGTGCACAACCGGGTACAGGCGATCCTCAGTGCCGGGGATATTGATTTCGGGGCTTATTTGCGGCGTTGA